The Paenibacillus sp. RUD330 genome has a segment encoding these proteins:
- a CDS encoding transposase, whose product MSEQRQRYNEEFKKQTVKFIQEQTKSVREIAEELDIPKSTLNQWLSQYRQFETEPVNSAERIRQLEQQLKEKERRIADVEEELAIVKKAVHIFSKPRN is encoded by the coding sequence ATGAGTGAGCAACGGCAGCGGTACAATGAAGAATTCAAGAAACAAACCGTGAAGTTCATACAAGAACAGACCAAGTCAGTCCGAGAGATCGCAGAGGAGCTCGACATCCCCAAGAGCACGTTGAATCAATGGCTTTCTCAGTATCGACAATTCGAAACGGAGCCGGTTAACAGCGCGGAACGCATACGCCAGCTTGAACAGCAGCTGAAAGAAAAAGAACGTCGGATCGCCGATGTGGAAGAGGAACTGGCCATTGTAAAAAAAGCCGTGCACATCTTCAGCAAACCACGGAACTGA
- a CDS encoding IS3 family transposase → MEDHRSEFRLEKMCSVLEVSRSGYYKWHCTKPSAQTLRKAQLQERIRFFFHDAQQRYGAPKITHMLHQEGHRITERTVGLYMAELGLRSCVSRTFKVTTTDSSHDLAIAPNTLNQQFTVEKPNQVWVADITYIPCREGRLFLASVMDLCTREIVGWKLAPHMKTDLVLDALKMAHDAKRPLQGLLHHSDRGSQYASHEYRSQLTQYNMKASMSRRGNCYDNASMESFHSILKKEFIYCTRFKTREQAYHDLYHYIEFFYNRKRIHGSLGYLSPARFAATFKQIS, encoded by the coding sequence ATTGAAGACCATCGCTCCGAGTTCCGTCTGGAGAAGATGTGCAGTGTTCTTGAGGTGTCCCGGAGCGGGTATTACAAGTGGCACTGTACAAAGCCTAGTGCTCAAACGCTCCGCAAAGCCCAGCTGCAGGAGCGAATTCGGTTCTTCTTTCACGATGCCCAACAGCGCTACGGTGCACCGAAGATTACGCACATGCTTCACCAGGAAGGGCACCGCATCACCGAACGAACCGTAGGCCTATATATGGCCGAACTTGGTCTCCGCTCTTGTGTCTCCCGCACGTTTAAAGTCACAACAACCGACTCCAGTCATGACCTTGCCATTGCCCCCAACACTCTCAACCAGCAATTTACGGTTGAGAAACCGAACCAGGTTTGGGTCGCTGACATTACCTATATTCCCTGTCGGGAGGGACGACTGTTTCTGGCTAGCGTCATGGATCTCTGTACGCGTGAAATTGTAGGCTGGAAGCTGGCTCCCCATATGAAAACGGATCTTGTGCTCGACGCGCTGAAGATGGCTCACGACGCCAAACGACCTTTGCAGGGACTCTTGCACCACTCGGATCGAGGAAGCCAGTACGCTTCCCACGAATACCGTAGCCAACTAACTCAGTACAACATGAAGGCGAGTATGAGCCGTAGAGGCAACTGTTATGACAACGCCAGCATGGAGTCTTTTCACAGTATTCTGAAGAAAGAATTCATTTACTGTACCCGTTTTAAGACTCGGGAGCAGGCTTACCATGATCTCTACCACTACATTGAGTTTTTCTATAACCGGAAGCGAATCCACGGTTCGCTTGGGTATCTTTCACCTGCTCGTTTTGCAGCTACGTTTAAGCAGATTTCCTAA
- a CDS encoding twin-arginine translocase TatA/TatE family subunit yields MFNNIGISGLVIIFAIALIVFGPAKLPQLGRAFGDTLREFRNSTKGIVDDDVIEPSKEERKQLN; encoded by the coding sequence ATGTTCAACAATATCGGCATTTCCGGGCTGGTCATCATTTTCGCCATTGCCCTGATCGTGTTCGGCCCGGCCAAGCTTCCTCAGCTCGGGCGCGCCTTCGGCGATACGCTGCGCGAGTTCCGCAACTCGACCAAAGGAATCGTCGACGACGATGTCATCGAGCCGTCGAAGGAAGAGCGCAAGCAGCTGAACTAG